CCTACATATGGCACTTCTCtttcattccaagtaaatttgcatgtgtcatctcAAAACCTTCAACTAAGCATCTGGTTTGTGTGCCCGTAAAGCTCATGGAGCAGTAGGGAAGAGAGTTATCTTGTATGCTAAATTGTGTTCCTCTCAACAAGTATGACATCTACTTGTTTAAATGGAAAAATAGTTGGTCAATGGGATGCTCAGTCCCGAACCAATTAAACAAATAGAAAGCACTCCTCCCTAGGGTATGCTAGTAGGCACCCGTGAATTCGGCTAGCCATGATTTGTGGCAAGAGGATGTTGAGGGGGAGTGTTAAGCATGGGAACCGCTCTCGCACATGTTTAGCCTGTAAGATGACGAGATTATCTGTCGTTAAACCATTGACTGAAATGTACACCTATCAAAATAATTTATCTTTGTTTTGCCGCTTGAGCTATGACACGTGTTAAtctttgcttccctctgcaaagtgcccttcttttactttattgctattttttcttgagtcatcaccttcttattcgAGCACCAACTTAGAGAGTGCTATTGTCATTCTTAGTTTACCATGCATTGGTTCTAATTAATGTTAAATGGAGCATGACTGAATGTCTTCTATGCTGAAAACCATAATTACAATGTTTAGCCATTGTTTGAACTTCAGAattgctttgcatttatgttttacggtcttagaaagggctagcgagatagcaTTCTATCATATTGTATTATGGTCAATTTCACAAAGTGTTGATGTTTGTGATATTTTATTATGTttctctagttgattatgctatgGTCATGAGTGAACATGATTGTTAAGTGTTATCATGAATTTGGTTACTCTATGGTCCTTGTTATAATTAAATCATTGATTAAATTTATGTATGTCTATAAAAGCAAATGAGTtggtaaaagttttctttatcgcGTCTAGTTTGTGAACTGAATTCTTGAGGACAAACAATGAGTTAAGCTCTAGGGGAgctgatacgtctcaaatgtatctacttttccaaactgtttttgccattgttttgctccctaatttgcatgatttgaataaaactaactcggactgatgttgttttcagtagaattgtcagggtgttattttttgtgcagaaataaacatTCTCAAAACCGGATGATGATTTTGGAGAATTACTGTAGATTATTTGATCATTTATGGAGCAAAGATGGGACGGATGGGAGTCACCAGTCCTTCACACGGGCAGGTGGCACCTCCCCTAGGGAGCTCCATGGGGGCGTTTGGGCCCCTCAGCCACCGTCTTAGAGCGATTGCGCCGTCATAAATTCACATATATATACCAGAGAAAATCCAGAAAAATCATGAAAGCTTTTTGCTATACGGAGATGCCACCACCTCCTATTTTTCCTCTGGGGATCTGATACGGAGTGCGTTTCTGGCTATAGAGAGGGAGATTCGTTaacgtcatcatcaccaacccttctacaACAACAATCTTATGATGCTTCCACCCATGTGTGAGTAATTCTCTTGTAGGCACATAAAGGTAGTTGGAATTTGCATGAAATTTCTTATGTAATCAAAGTCAGATGTgttagatcttgatgcctagtatccactatgttctaagattgatgttgctataattttgatatgcttaatgcttatcactaggacttgagtgccatgatttcagatttgaactctctatgtttttatgaatatatttgtgttattAGTCTTATCTGCAATTTGTATGCACATGTTATTGTTCTGAATCCTAGACCCCAagatgacaataattgggatatcGACAATGATGACTTTACCTTGACGATTTCATGTATTCATTGTGTGTTAATGTTGTTTCTCTGTTCTCTATCAAAAGGAGCGCCTTAATTACACTTAATTTTCTTCAGGGTCCCGCTGCCATGAAGAGTAGGGCAAAAGATATTGTGCAAGTTCTTATCGCAAGCACACACAATTAAATATGGAATGAATGCTtacatatgattgatgaattgaagctagtttGTTGTCACTCTATGTGCTCTATGTTATGTCCGTTGCATATTGAACCTCATATGAACAAACACGTCGCATACTCCATGCCTACACTTTATACTACTGTTGCTTTCTTTAAAAGTTGCTACTGCTGCAATCTACTACCACTCTGCAAATCCTGTTACTGTTACTTTATCATTACTGCTATCACATTACTTTGTTACTAATAAATTATTGTAAGCAAGTTACCTATtatggtgtggttgaattgacaactcaactgctaagacttataaatattctttgactctacttgtgtcgaattaataattTTGGATTAAAATACTTCCCTTAAAAACtcttgcgattccctatacttatgggtcatggTAGCCTCACTAATGTTAGCGAGAGCTTGCTGCCTGTCCTCGCTCGCGAGTGCTTTCAAATTGATTCGACGTGATTAACTATATGTCTAATTAATTACAAACATAATTAAATGTCTGCCTAATTATCCACAAAGATAATTAACTCTGTCTAATTAATTAAATACCTGCCTAATTGAAACAAAATCCCCGCTTCTAATTATAGGCAACCTTAATTAACTCTCTTGCTAGTTTACTAACTTCAAATTGATTCGTTGTGAAGAATACTCTCTATTTAAATGAATCTAATTAATTGCACATGTAATTAACTGCCTGCCTAATTTATTGTATTAATGCCATGATTTTGAAATTGATTTGAAGCTCGGTTTGCAAATTCTTTTCACATTATTGGCTGCATGCGAACATGAAGATGTAGGGATTTCCCTCTACTAACAAAGAAGATCCAAAAATATATTAGTAGATTCATTGTCGCATAAAGTTTCTTACTTTATACTTTTATGGCATATTACAAGTCTTTCATTTGTCAAACTGAATACCTAGAAAACCATGCACGACATGTATTCCCATCCAGAGGGAGTAACTGTGAGGTGCCGAGCGATCTTGCTTTATTTTAGGTGTTTTCGTGAGTTCGTTTAGGGTTTGTATTCTGCTTAGAAAGATGAGGGGGTGACGACTCCTTGAATACGAAATAAGGTTCTTCCGCATAGCCTTCGTTTTGATGATGCGTCTCATGTCGTCGGAGTGCGTATGGAGatgtgtctccggtggatctgcTTAGATCTAGTCTTTGTTCGTCTTCATTCATGTGTCTATGGTTTTAATCCTTTTAATCTTACTTCTTTTCATCAGTGACATgacttttcaattgtctactataATAATTTGTCCTGGCTCCGTTGAGGGATGGACAATGATGAGCTTCAACTTTTTTCAATGCTTGTGGTCGTCGCTACGTGAAATAGATCAAAAGTTTCCTGAAAGAAAAATCTAACTGCTAGTTCATTAGTCCACGAGGTCGTcgccgatgcagaccacaatctgcatccgctcctggactaacTCTCAATCTCCGCGCCGACGCTGGCGAGCTGAGGACAGAGGTCCACCATGAGGACTAATGATGAACTCCATCTTCTTTCAATGCTTGTGGTTGTCGCTGGGTGAAATAGATCAAAAGTTTCCTGAAAGAAAAATCTAGCTGCTGAAAGCGTTTGATTTTTCCTTCCAACCAAGTACCGGATACCTCGTTTTCTTACCGATGAAATATTTGTTTACAGAAGAAAAtccctactagtagtagtagtacgtaTTACCTTATTTCTGGCGCCTAGCGACGCTTGTCCAAAATATCAGTGCCCAGCCGCCGTACGTGGGCACACCGGTAAAAAGGCAGAGCGAAAAGTTCCAAAGGAGCAGCGAGGAAAAATCTCGCTCACAAGACGCGACGTGTCGTGATCGAGTCGCTCAAGCTTCTCCCACCATTCGGGAGGCAGAGGAGCAAAGCCAATCAAGCAAAGCAGAGGGGAGCAGCCATGCCCGGGCTTCTCCTCAACACCGCCGCCCCCCTCGCCAACCCCAGGCCGTGCTCCAGCTTCAGGCCCTCCCGCCACCGCCTCAGATgcccagccgccgcctcctccagcagctcttcctcctcgtcgagctcTAGCGGCCGCGCGGGGTCGTCGTGGGCGACGGACTACGACCTGTACGAGCTGCTGGGGGTGGAGCCCTCGTCGCCGCAGGCCGACATCAAGGCCGCCTACCGGGCGCTGCAGAAGCGCTGCCACCCGGACGTTGCCGCCGGCAACGGAGACGCctcggccggcccctcctcccacGACATGGCCGTGGTGCTCAACGAGGTGTACGCGCTGCTCTCCGACCCGGCGCAGCGCCAGGCCTACGACCGGGAGCACGCGCGCCGGTCCGAGTTCCAGGGCTACACGGGCCGCCCGCTCTACTCGTCGTGGCGCGGCGGGGACGCCGAGACGCGCGCCGTGTTCGTCGACGAGGTCGCCTGCGTGGGGTGCCTCAAGTGCGCGCTCCACGCCAGCCGCACCTTCGCCATCGAGTCCGTCCACGGCCGCGCCCGCGTCGTCGCGCAGTGGGCCGACCCCGAGGACCGCATCGCCGACGCCGTCCAGACCTGCCCCGTCGACTGCATCTCCTATGTGGAGCGCTCGGACCTGGCGGCGCTCGAGTTCCTCATGTCCAAGCTGCCGCGCCGCAGGGTCCGCGTCTCCGAGGCCAACGCCGCCGGCTCGCCCGACATCTTCGCCGAGGTCGCCAAGTTCAAGGCCAGGTTCGAGAAGATGGAGAACAAATCCGCCACCAGGCAATCCGAGGTACTAATTTCATCCAACCACAAGCTGCCTCGAGAAcatgctctgctctgctctgctaatCTCATCCATGGTGAATGGTGAACGCAGGAGTCGGAGGCGACGTGGCGGTCGAGGAGCTCGGCGGTCCAGACCATCATGTCCATGT
The window above is part of the Triticum aestivum cultivar Chinese Spring chromosome 2A, IWGSC CS RefSeq v2.1, whole genome shotgun sequence genome. Proteins encoded here:
- the LOC123191024 gene encoding chaperone protein dnaJ C76, chloroplastic, with protein sequence MPGLLLNTAAPLANPRPCSSFRPSRHRLRCPAAASSSSSSSSSSSSGRAGSSWATDYDLYELLGVEPSSPQADIKAAYRALQKRCHPDVAAGNGDASAGPSSHDMAVVLNEVYALLSDPAQRQAYDREHARRSEFQGYTGRPLYSSWRGGDAETRAVFVDEVACVGCLKCALHASRTFAIESVHGRARVVAQWADPEDRIADAVQTCPVDCISYVERSDLAALEFLMSKLPRRRVRVSEANAAGSPDIFAEVAKFKARFEKMENKSATRQSEESEATWRSRSSAVQTIMSMSNWWYWRPFRAPAGAAAAAVPAPLRLLPPPSSPPPPSGPADPVTERLKEAAARRKAEGSTASAVYARQRDEYWTPQRNLPSTASFPSPEAQSAAPPRRRVRRASGGERPTERRVRIDLTVPLLMAIVAAGIAGYNREEMAGGVIEDHIGGAAALGVVNSSELQVVLAGVTWFVIGAAVAAVLQVVLGRRNEEESRE